The Cottoperca gobio chromosome 15, fCotGob3.1, whole genome shotgun sequence genome segment gttttctttcttttctttcacaacAAGAATGTTGGAATGCTTTGTTTTGCTAGTTATtgcttttgttgcatttatgggCAGATATGGGGGCATCACTGCAtgatatttatttgacaatatgCTGTATTGAACATATGGAATTAACTAACCATGTGGCCACTGGCCTTCATTACATACATTATGTGTACCTGACCTGCCTTTCCTCCTATAATATCTCACTTGTCTCCTCTTACCTCTCTTAATCATTCCTGTCTTTCATCCCTTCATCTCACACCATTCCCCAGGTTGGAAAGGTCCCAGTAGGAGCAGCAGCGACCCTGCACAACCTGAATGACCTCATTGTGATCCACAGCATCCCCCTGCAGCAGAGGAACCTGGGAGTGCTGGATAGAAACCAGTATGCACACATTTTACTATTCAAAACCAATGAGCATTGGTGCCAAAATgggaaacaaaatgcaaaattaaTGACATATCCACCACACATTTGTTTATTGATAATACgtgattttatatttgaatgGGAACGAAAAGAGACATATGTAGTTCCTGTTTTCCATTTACAGGTAAACACATTAAAGAGTCTCATGTCTTTGTCCCTGGTTGAGTACACAATCAGTTGGCAGCAGGTGGAAATGCACCATTCAGTGATTGTGCTCCACTCTGTTCTTGCCATACAGGGAGCCAGAAGAGCGGGCGTCTCACAGGCCAGGCTCCAGCGTGATCCCCTCCAGCAAACCTCGCCCTCGCCGAGCCCTGGAGCAGAGCTCGTCCTCGCTGTCCCGTCCGGCACAGTCTGCCCGACGCAGAAACCCTCCACCCCGAACCCTCGTGCCACTGGTTCCCAGCCTGAGTCAGTCCTGCGCAGCGGGATCCATGGATGAGGTCATCCGCGGGACACGTCTGTGAGTTTTAGCATCATGGGAAGCCCGCCAGCCCTCCTATCTTGCTTTATACTCTCATTCTCCCCTACTGTGTCTGAAGTTGTGCGGAGGCACAGTGAGATTACTTTGAAAACCGACTCCGTTTCAACTTGAGCCTCATGGCTCTGTGCAGGAGAATAATGGGCGGGGGGGGGGTGTAGATGGAGGTAGATATGGGCTGATAGAAgttcctgtgtgaaaccaactTCACAGATGAACTTGTTATGAACCGCAGGTGAAAGAGTATTAGCGTTAAGTGTGTCGTGTAGTTTTCCTTCCATGTGGAGTTTCAATGCTTGTGCAAAATACAACAACTGCTGTATCTTAATAAGTAATGTTAAACTTAGAGAGAACCTTAATGACGTTTTATCTTTTGAGGAATAGTGCAAGATTTTATGCTTATTTCATTtattgcagagagttagatgagacgTTCGAAGACTGAAGTGTAAAAACCTTTGTGCTTTTCCTTTACTGTCATTACGTTGAGGCTcaactccaggaagtcactggaCAAGAAATAGTCCTGCAGGACGCCACCAAACACTTCATATCAACCACTGAATAAAAAACCTGatcaatttaataaaaaataacaaaatagatACCAACCTTTCTTCCTATGACAAACACTTCtccatactgtgtatatatatgcacatatgtaTACTATGTATACTTTTATCCAAATGAAATCAGTGAAACAACATCAGCCGGTCAGCATGGATGAGCTTCAGGGGTCTGCACatgtggagaagaggagaaagtagGGGAGGACAGTCAACACCTTAATTAACCCTAATTTCCTTCATCTAACTCAACATATTAAAGCAAAACTTCCTactattaaaacatgtttgctCAACATAACATATCaatgaaagtacattttattatgtttatttatttatgtttgatgttaggtgtgtctctgtgtctctgctccTTATCTCTGGTCAGGAATGTGTGATGGCCATAAAAGGGGGTTGGAGTCATAAACTTGAGCAGTTTGTTGCTTAATATTGTTCCTTCAGTTTCTGCTGGTCTGTCCTATTACAGAAATCTgaatattctgtaataatgtgTAGCTGCAGTCACCGATATCTGCTACATTCTCATCTAGCTTTCAGTACAAACACGATCTGCATGTATCTAATCACATCTTTCTCTGATTCAAAAGTATCACAAGAAGTAAAGTTCTAACTTTCATCCTTACACCTTAGCTGTGAATATTAACAACTCCCACAACCTTATCACAAAGACATAAATGTTAGTGTCATAGATGCAACATAGATGAATCTATCTATACTTATTGTCTTTATTGAagtgtgtgtcttcttccaCAGACCCACAGCCAGCGACCGCCTGACGTCTCCGTTGTTGCCTCTGAGCAGGAACACACTGCTTCCCCCCATCAGCACTGCAGACCCTGAGTCTTCTCACTCCGGGCAGCAGTCCAAACCTACACAGGTAGAGAACAACACCACTGAAACCACACATCTAACAGTAACCCGAAAGTGTTCAAGTATACAGCCTTAAAGCTATTTATAGCATCTCTCGAATGCAGTAAACAGCTTGTCCCTTGTTCCGTCTGACCAGCGTCCGAAGGGCCCGTCCAGCCGCGCCCACAGTGCTATAAATGACGAAGCTGGCAGTTCAATACCAAGGGATCGTCACCATCTACTGGACGTCTTCTCTCGCCCCAACACCACCCACACATACAGGGTGAGAGGCTCTTCCTCTTCACAGACTCCTGCATACACAGACTCTGTACTATAACAAGCGGCAGGTCAatgattttgtttctttctatggagtgaagttttcttttttaactcaTCAGTTTTAGGTCTTGAGTAATGAGTTGGCAAagtttatattctgtattttatgatCAATGGAGATGTTACTTTAGTGTTTGACCCctggttttgttttcagtcGGACACTCCGTACCGCCGTTCCTTCACAGTGTTGGACAATATCGTGCAGGGCCGGCCAGGCAGAGCTTCTGCGGCCACAGGTCAGGAATGCAACTTGAAttgtttaatataaaaacataaaaatgctcCTGGAAAAACTAATGTGATATACAAAAGTGGCTCCCAACCGTTTCTGTCAGTCTACCCTGTCAGACTAACTTAAGTACCGGTTCATCAACATCACTTATGTTCATGTTCCAAtgatattttctatttcagtcatttatccattatattttattatatatcctgttttgtgtttttttttgccagtcCTTGAACTGTACGTAGCCAGTGCCTGTGGAAAGATATGGATTTTGTAGTACCTCAGTTATGCATTCATTTATTCGTTCATTCCGCCAGACTCTCTTGGAATTGGTGTGACTGGCATCAGTCTTGGCATCAGCAGCTCATCTTTCTTGGACTCGTTTTCCCACCACCCCTTGGGGCACTCGCCCATCAAAGACGAAGAGGAGCCGGACCCACAAGCCCCTTTCCCAGGTCAGTGGAATGAAGCACGGATGAAACTCCATGAACTTCCAGAACTTGGTTCTCAGATAAACTATGAATGAAGGAGGTTGCAGCAGCTGTATCTTCATTAACTTGAGGTTTTTATCCTTCCTCTTTCTCGCAGCGCCACTGATACCAGTGTCCGTCCCACCTCGGTCTTACACCAGGGGGGGCATCTCATCCAGAGCCAGCAGACCTGGCTTGTAGTTTGCTTCCAGAACCTTCAGCCATTCATCTTTATTCCCCACAACAAAGTGCAACACTCTGCAGCATCTGTGCCCaccaaactttttttttttttttttaaacaagtagCAGATTtcgttttttaaaatattttgctGCTTTGGTGAAGTTTTTGTTAAGAGGCCTATTTTTGTATTCCAGGAATCAGCTTATGTGGCTGCCAAACACAGTAACTCCATCTTCATGTACAGTATAAGCTGTATGCGTGGATATTTGTGCTATGTATGTATGATctgaatgtgtatatatttatttaaatgtgaatgtacagtatattatcCGTGGTGTGTTGTTGTACTGGTAAATGACTATGCAGGGAGTAACGCATCCGCCCAGACTGGGAAAAAGACGATACAATTAAAACGcacttttttccctctctgatGCTACATCAGAGTGTTTAGTACTGTATCTTTTATATGAAACTATTTAACTGCCCTTAGAACAGAGAGGATACCTTGAAAGTTTTTTGCCTTTGTCTCCATTAAAGCTCAGTTTAAATCATAAGTCAGAAGAGGGAATATGGCGGCTGAATATCTCTGCAGGCCACATACTTTTACTACACCTCAAGATAATGTAGGAATACAAGAGGCAGATATAAGAAACTGTTTGTAAATAACAAAGGAATTCATTCATCATGTCTGTAtttgaggaaaatgtttattaCCTGAGCAAAGCCAAGTGGAGATGCTTTGACAGGTGACATCAGGGTTACTGCACAAAGGTTAGTTTTCCCTTCATTcgttaataaaataatatatcgGACAGCCATGCTACAAAGGTGACAAAGCTTGAAAATCAAAAGTTTTCTTGGATGCATTTTTTCTTTGATTCAATTTTatacaaaaagaataaaaagctgtgtacaaataatgtatataaatatgaatttatttgtgttttaggaagaaataagacatttcaagaaataAAAGATGCATTTACATTCTGATAAGCGTCAACTTCcaactataaaataaaatacagaaacggGAACAGTTTAACATCTGCTGCTTAAACTTGAATGATCTAAATCTAAAAGAGTGACACATTTATCTGCTGTAACCGGAGCCCGAATGCTTTtcacttttttcctcttttcacttTTTTGGACCCACTTTCTTTGGAGTATTTTGCTTCCAGGTCAGACAGGAAACTGTTGAAATTCTGCTCTCTGGACTTCTGTTTTTGCTGGAAAATAAGAATGAAAGGATGGTTATTGACAGAAAAACAACCCCCTAACAACTTCACACATATGCGTATGTAATATCTTACCTTAAGCATCATCACAAGACTGTCATCCTCATCACCAAGCCCCATCTCTTTCTGCATTTCTTCTGCTTCCTGTCGCTCTCTATCAGCCTGGAAGGTCAATTGCAATCAAAttagagtagaagtagaaaagtgtaaatgtttttgagGGATCCAACAATCACGTGAGATAAAATCTAGATATAAATAGACTATGAGCTGTGAGGATTTTGTGGCTTTAACGCCAACACATTTCTCACCCTCTTCCTAcgagacttcttcttcttctcgctcTCCTTCGTAAATGCTGGAAACGCTGTGACTTCCCCGCTCTCGATGGCAGCCTTGAGGATGCTGCAGAGCCTGGGCTCATCTTCCTGGGAGCAGCACATGGCCGAGGCTGTGATGGCGTCCATATTTCCCTGGTGCTGCACATACAGCTGGATCACATCCTGACGCTCCTCATCAGAGCCCTTATATTTATTCTCAAACTCAAGGATGTCCTGCACTGTTATctaagagatggagagaaaacaattacaGTTGCTGGTCAAGGCAATACAATTATGTTATGTGCAAATGTTATGATGCTGCAACAAAATAAActagaaataatatatttgcaATAATCCACCATGATCCCCGGGTACAACTATGTTGTaggtttgtatttgttgtaccAGTGCAGGTGCAGTGACACATTCCCATCTACTGTATATCATCTATAATACAATTCCTGGAATAGAAGTGACTCACTCCAGGTCTCACATCATCACATGTAGAACACAAAGCAATGTGTGCAACTCATAGATCACGTcaataacaataaagaaaaacacctgCTGTGCTGCGTTACCTTGGGGAAGAGCAGTCTCCAGTAATCTTCCCAGCAGCGGTCTTGACTCAGGACGTCAGACTCTTCATCTACCACCCCCTGCTCATCATAAACAGCTCTCTGCTCCTTATCGCTCAGAACCGCATACAGCTTTCCCAACACCTAGAGGGCAAAACACAATCAGGCGATACTCCATTTTACACACACTACTCTGTTATTATAGGCCTACACATTATACAATTAATATGAAAAAGGATGTGGAGATGCATCGAACTAATGATAttatctgctttaaaaaaagcaacatcTATATTAGGTTTAGGTGATATGATGATACAGCATGGGACGTTGGAAAAATTATCCAATAGTGAGATTTTGTTATACCGAGGAAGCTATTGATTTACTAAGGTTGTATTAGCACATTATGGGCAATGTTACATTAATCATCTTTATAAGATATGAAGCTAGCAGGTCTCTCAgatcatcatatatatatatatatatatatatatatatatatatatatatatatatatatatatatatatatatatatatatacacacacacatctctggtctatacattttctaaattgagcttttaaaaaaatagtAACGTTATcccacaatatatatatatatatatatatatcaccctCCTCTAATCCATTATTTTACTACTGttgataaaatattttttctgaCAGCATGATATACAACTGGAAAACCAGCATCAATAAAAAAGGAGGAAGGTCTTGAGGCATACCTGACAAGTCTATTTTGCACCTAGCTACAATTATACCAAAGCTCTTTCAAAAATGCACACAATCAATGTCATCAGTAGGAATACAATATCGAAAAACATCACTGCTTCTCTTCAAATAGCACAAATGCATGACAAAGTCTCTATAATACTATCGGCAATAAGTTTGTGATTGCAGAGGGGGGGAGTTATTCATTGCAGCTAAAGTTACATAAATTAGCTGTGTTAGCTAGCTAGTAAAGCTAACCtgtgttcattgtgtgtgtgtgtgtgtgtgtgtgcagtctgtAAGCCAACAACAAGGAGAGTTAACCTGAAATTTCTCTGTGGCCAGTGGGTCTTCAGGAGCCCTGTCTGGGTGGACTTTCAGCGACACTTTGTAGTAGCTCCTCCGGATCTCTGTCTCGGTTGCCTCTTTGTTGATGCCGAGCACCTCGTACAGGTTTGAGGTCTTCAAGAGCTCCTCGCACCGCTCGAGCAAACCCATCCTGACAGCTTTGACCGAGTACGTTAATCCAGTAAAGTATTTCCTCTCATGCGTGTTAGCGATTTATTACAGTTTAGTTTTGTGTCAAGAAGTTAAATAAGTCCTATCTTCTGCCTCCCCTTTGTTGGCGATATCAATTTGGCGCGCTGGCCTGTCACATAAAGATGTACGTACAGCGACGTGCTTACGTCACAACAACAAACGCCCTCTTATTGGTTCCCATGATTCAACTCGTCAGACTATGTAATAagcatttgtttattatttattatgacagattttatttttgaatctttaaaaataaaactgaaaactactttacaaccaaaaaaaaagaagaaaataattaaatgccatttttttttttactaaattacCTTGGGTTAGATAGTCTATTATTTATCTGTATATAAGTAACTTCTTAATTTGCTGCCAATAAgttgtactgtatatgttctTAATTTATTGTAGTTGTACTAAGTAATACTTAACAACAGAGCCTGGCATAACAATATATGTCTCTCGATTCTAACCTCAATTCTGATTATTAATGGATAAtaattaatgcattataatttatgttattttaaacttaatcctgactccatttaaaaaagattgaaGATTAACTGAATTTAACTTAATATATTTTACACTGTCATGACTTTTTTGAAGTATCAAATagtatataattaaatataatgccAAAACACTGTAATGATGTTCTAGGTAATATTTGATCAGTCTTATGCAGCTTTAGGGTTACTTGGTAAATATAAATAAGTTATTACTTGACAGATTCTTCTATAACAAAGATAATAACCTGGCAAGGCAGGGCTACTTCATGCCACATCGGAAACAATATTTAAGTTTCCCTTTAGTCTTTCCAATGCAGCCCCATCTAGTTACCAAAATATACACGTTTAATCTCTCTGAAATTAAAAGTCACAAATGAATGTGGCACTGTGCACCACAACTCACCATCTCTTACAGTAAGAGTGGAAGCTATCTAATTTGGTAGAAAATCTAATTTGACACTTTAGTTTACATTCATGCATCACTCAGTCAAGAACGTACAGATACCCTAGTATTTATTGGTGCGTTTGAAGCAGCACAAGAATACATCAAAGACAATGAGGCAAGTCACTAAGTATTTTTCACTGCTTCATGCGAAAGCAgaacacaaagatacacactGACTTTGAACTAAGCATCTGTAGATTGCACCCATCTGTTTTTATAAGCATGTACAATATGCAGCACTGGAGATATACGCTAcaaacccccccacccccccacccgtTTCAGATGTTATCCAATTACTGCCCCATCTGTTTCTGTTGCATATTTGGCACAgtctttgttgttgcttttgtatTGACTTTCTGTCATCACAAACCTCATCTGTCCTTTGTACTCCGACACAAAATAAGCACTTGGACAACTTGCACATCATTATCATGatcaacaatgaaaaacaaaatgacaaaagcaCAAGAGTTGTATGCTAAATGTTATGAACTTTTGCTGGTGTGCAGATCCTTCTCATATGCTTTACATCCACTTGCATGGATAGTGCAAGTGgagtttgaataaaaacattgctcCTCCAGGGGGAATATTTCCTTGTTATGGTAACAGTCTCTCCACAACAGTCAAATGGCTTTGCTCTCATGGTCAGTCTTTACAGCTTGTCCATGACCGATTAATTTATCCCCAAACGTGGACAGTCTATAAACCTCCTGTAGGGGGCGGCAGCTCAGCATTCCTTTCTGGTCTTCACCATCTTGCTGGCGTACTTGATAGGGATCCCCCAGCGTCTCATTAGATAGACATCAAACACATAGGCCATCCCTGGCTCCAGGCCCCCGATCACAGCTGTAGTGACGGCCCGCCGAGGATTCAGCTCCTGGAAATACTTGCAGAGAACCCTCTCGGTGTCAGAGCGGGACTCTGGCCCCAGACAGGGCGCAGTTAGAGCTGATGCTCCCCCTGCCTCTGCTTCACGCTCTCCCAGCCTTCTGCGGTACACGCAGTACAGACTTCTTTCCTCTGTGCCCATCCACGCCAGGGTGACACTGCTGCAACCACGTAACCGGTTGAAGGATTTTATCTGCAAGGTGGAGGGCAGAGATGGGACCCCTCTGCGGTGGTAGGCTGAGGAAGTCTGCATTTTGACTGAAGCCATCAGACCTCCTAGAGCTGGGTCTGCAGGAACTGACAGCCGGCCTGTGGTAGTTCCTTCTCTCTCCAAGTGGATGAGATAGGACGGACTTCCCTGGAGCCAAATGTGTACTAAATCTCCCCCCACTGCCTGGGAGGTCAAAACCTGACCTTTACTAGACACGGTGACCTTGACCTTTTCACCTCCACCGCAGCTCTGCAAGGTGAGGAGGCCACTCTGCTGCCAGCCCCGAGGATGGAAACTGAAGAACTGCTCTGAGTTGGAGCCTCTGTCACTGAAGGTCACCCACCTCAGCTCCCCTTCTCTCAGCGTGATGATTGCCGCCCGAGCCTCCTCGTGCGTTCGAGCAAATGTCCCCTTGTACGCCATGTTGGTCCCGTTCAGCCTGTCGATCACAAAGACGTCAAAGTAATACTTGGTCTCAGGCAGGAGCTCAGAGACGGTGCAAACACTCTCTgtcccctgacacacacactggagatcAGCATACTCATCAATGAGGGAGGAAGGTGGACTCTGGGGTTCAGGGTAAGAGTCCCACTGCTGCCACCACCACTCTTTCAAAATGGGCCACGctgtcactctcctcctcctctccttcttttcttctttcggGTCTTTCTTTTTCCCTACGCTCTCTCGTGCAGCACAGAGGCTGGGGTAGTTTTTCTGAGAGTTGACGAGGACACAGTAATCATAGCTTTTCTGCGTCTGTGGGAGGCTAGTTATGGAGGCACTGGGCGCCCAGCTGAGGGTGACACTGGTCATGCCGACACCTAACGTGTGAACTCTGGGGTCAGCCGGGAGCAGAGGGAAGACGCCTGAGGGCCCCAGGCCTTCATGGAGGTACACTGTAGCTCTGGTGTTCTGCTGTTTAGAGCGCAGCCTCAGGATGTAGATGGAAGCATGGGAAGAGGAAGAACCCCTGTAGGTGTCAACTGAATTGCCTGTGAAGCTGTGCATTTTCTGCTCAGTCCCAGGACCTCGCCACCACACCTCTGGCATACTCTTTTTAGTGCTCCCTGTgaggaaagaaatataaaatgaaaacataaacatgtaattcATCAATGTGCTACTTAACTTggatgtgtgtatgcatgtgcagagtttgacagtACAGGGCGGCTTTCACGATCATCTGATGAAGGAGGACGTGGATGTGcaagaaaatattttatgacatcactACTGGTTTGGAAACCAATTGTTGTCCAATATGCAACTTACACAAGTGGGATGTGCAGACTTGCAGTCTCGAGTGCTCATACACTGAGAGTGGAAGTAGGAGATATATTGCATTCAATAGTTCACTACCACGCAGTAGTTTTCACTACCGCTCTAATGCTTCAGAAGGGGCAAACTGCACTGACCAGTAGGCGAGAAGGGGCATATCCAACGTTATGAAAGGGTTGCAGTTTCGCTAGTTTTCACTTTTAGTTACATTAGATTTAGCCACCAAAAATACTCTTAATATtactaattaataataatttattaggTTTAGGAGAAAGGTCTATGTGTATCAATCGAAGCAGGTGCACAGTTACATATAGTGTATGTAGGAGTACACACTGTATTTCACTTTTAAAAGGATTCTGGGGGATGCAGGACACAGGCATTGctaattacataaataaagaacaacagAGCGCTCAGAACCTGGCTGATATAAAGAAACCCAAAACAACtcataaatgaacaaatacagaaacacaatttCAATGGCCACTTAAAAAATAGCTGtccattattttcattcataccTAAAGTGTCATTTTGAAGTACGCACTCTTCACTTGAATAACGCAACTGGCAAATAAACATGGTATGAAAAAAAACCCCCCGCCACCACAAGTCTTTACTGTTCATCGCTCCTCAAATGAGACCAAATGTTACAGAATCAAAGTGAATAATTCAAGCTGGCGATGGGGACCCACAAGCTCAGCATCTGAATGATTCATGTGCCATTTTATAACTTCATCATGTTATTTTACCATGTAGGGGAGCTTGTTTAGTTAACCTGGAGAAGCGCTCACGGAACACTCTGAGGCATATTTTCTTTTCCAGAAAAATCTGCGTCATTTTAGGTCAGAGATACgattacttttacttgaagCACTTATTGCCCtgattttactttgaaattcTGCTGCTCTATAGTATGTTTCTAGCTTGTGAGcttatttgatttgttgtttgcACAAAATATTGCAGACAAGTAGCTAAGTTTTTATTTGATCGTTTATATAACATTTGGATCAGGAGCTTTTTCGGCATCGCTTTTCGGTTGATGTGTGTgtcaatcaaaatcaaaagcCTCATATAAAATGTATGGCAATGTGACGGCCAGATATGATCACACTCACTGTCGCTGTCCTTGTCAGAGATAGTGTGGCATTTAGAAAAACATATAGCAATTACTGT includes the following:
- the ndnfl gene encoding protein NDNF translates to MALTSLSWCLGAALALFWGSSWPQVHSSLAPENEVPLRPTTWFPEGKITSVTLPKGRTRRLYFTLKKKAAAMSVTVSPCDLPIEWSLAARTLKDKPLKSQQWSTKKSMPEVWWRGPGTEQKMHSFTGNSVDTYRGSSSSHASIYILRLRSKQQNTRATVYLHEGLGPSGVFPLLPADPRVHTLGVGMTSVTLSWAPSASITSLPQTQKSYDYCVLVNSQKNYPSLCAARESVGKKKDPKEEKKERRRRVTAWPILKEWWWQQWDSYPEPQSPPSSLIDEYADLQCVCQGTESVCTVSELLPETKYYFDVFVIDRLNGTNMAYKGTFARTHEEARAAIITLREGELRWVTFSDRGSNSEQFFSFHPRGWQQSGLLTLQSCGGGEKVKVTVSSKGQVLTSQAVGGDLVHIWLQGSPSYLIHLEREGTTTGRLSVPADPALGGLMASVKMQTSSAYHRRGVPSLPSTLQIKSFNRLRGCSSVTLAWMGTEERSLYCVYRRRLGEREAEAGGASALTAPCLGPESRSDTERVLCKYFQELNPRRAVTTAVIGGLEPGMAYVFDVYLMRRWGIPIKYASKMVKTRKEC
- the dnajc9 gene encoding dnaJ homolog subfamily C member 9, giving the protein MGLLERCEELLKTSNLYEVLGINKEATETEIRRSYYKVSLKVHPDRAPEDPLATEKFQVLGKLYAVLSDKEQRAVYDEQGVVDEESDVLSQDRCWEDYWRLLFPKITVQDILEFENKYKGSDEERQDVIQLYVQHQGNMDAITASAMCCSQEDEPRLCSILKAAIESGEVTAFPAFTKESEKKKKSRRKRADRERQEAEEMQKEMGLGDEDDSLVMMLKQKQKSREQNFNSFLSDLEAKYSKESGSKKVKRGKK